Proteins from a single region of Mesorhizobium sp. B1-1-8:
- a CDS encoding metallophosphoesterase family protein: protein MAFRFVHTADIHLDSPLRSLALRNSELADLIGDASRQAFSSIVDLCLAERVDALVIAGDLYDGDQTSMKTARFLASQMTRLHQAGVRVYMIRGNHDAMSRISKQLVLPDTVTIFGGRAQAVVQSGAGVDVVFHGLSFANPKAPESLLPKYAGPQEGAANVGIMHTSLAGSPGHDSYAPCSVADLHRHGFEYWALGHIHVRQVYFGASTLVMPGIPQGRDINEAGEKSVTLVTVGDDRSVDIEERLTSVAQFERISIDLTGISEWADAVARIRTTLEQSRAAAKSRCVVARLGLVGTSTLSWRMIRDRDLMLAEAQQAAEQVGNTWVEKVELNLTAPDIGSFGDGADPTLELAQSMRANAGSEAFRSDAREFVLKTIADLPPDARGFAGKDEAGLEQFLDDVLARGIDLVAASLKTGGTR, encoded by the coding sequence ATGGCATTTCGATTTGTTCATACGGCCGATATCCACCTTGATTCGCCGCTGCGTTCGCTCGCGTTGCGGAATTCCGAACTCGCGGATCTCATCGGAGATGCCAGCCGCCAAGCATTCAGCTCGATCGTGGACCTCTGCCTTGCGGAGCGGGTCGATGCTCTTGTCATTGCCGGCGATCTTTACGATGGCGACCAGACTTCGATGAAGACTGCGCGGTTCCTTGCGTCCCAGATGACGCGCCTCCATCAAGCTGGCGTCCGGGTCTATATGATCCGCGGCAACCACGACGCCATGTCGCGGATCTCGAAACAACTCGTCCTCCCAGACACGGTGACAATTTTCGGGGGCCGGGCCCAGGCCGTGGTACAGTCCGGCGCAGGGGTGGATGTCGTGTTTCACGGACTAAGTTTCGCCAACCCCAAGGCGCCCGAAAGCCTTCTGCCGAAATATGCCGGGCCGCAGGAGGGCGCGGCAAACGTCGGCATCATGCACACCAGTCTGGCGGGATCCCCCGGCCATGACTCCTATGCCCCCTGCAGCGTCGCCGACCTGCATAGGCACGGCTTTGAATACTGGGCGCTCGGCCACATTCACGTTCGCCAGGTGTATTTTGGTGCAAGCACGCTAGTGATGCCGGGAATCCCTCAAGGCAGGGACATCAACGAGGCCGGCGAAAAGTCGGTCACCTTGGTGACCGTAGGTGACGATCGCTCGGTGGACATTGAGGAGAGGCTCACCAGTGTCGCGCAATTCGAGCGGATAAGCATCGACCTGACTGGAATATCGGAATGGGCGGATGCCGTTGCTCGCATTCGAACGACGCTGGAGCAATCGCGAGCGGCCGCCAAATCCCGATGCGTCGTTGCCCGCCTTGGGCTGGTCGGCACTTCCACGCTTTCGTGGAGGATGATCCGAGACCGCGACCTCATGCTTGCTGAGGCCCAACAAGCGGCGGAGCAGGTCGGCAATACATGGGTGGAAAAAGTGGAACTCAATCTCACTGCTCCCGATATCGGGAGTTTCGGTGACGGCGCCGATCCGACTTTGGAACTTGCGCAGTCCATGCGCGCGAACGCGGGTTCGGAGGCATTTCGGTCCGACGCGCGGGAATTCGTATTGAAGACGATCGCGGACCTTCCGCCCGATGCGCGCGGCTTCGCGGGCAAGGACGAGGCGGGGCTCGAACAGTTTCTCGATGACGTGCTTGCACGCGGAATAGATCTGGTCGCAGCCAGCCTCAAGACAGGTGGAACGCGATGA
- a CDS encoding ATP-binding protein, protein MRLRRLDLTRYGKFTDKAIDFGEKPLSGPDLHIVFGLNEAGKSTALSAYLDLLFGIEERSRYNFLHEYTSMRIGGLLEFEGRALAFSRTKSRSNSLHDAEGRPLSEIAISAHLAGLSREAYSSMFSLDDETLEAGGKAILESRGDLGKLLFTASAGLGHAGDVLAALETEADGLHRKQAQTTEIALLKKRFAEFKSRKETIDTLASTFEALEAERVEAQDKYNRSLAERSVLSARLATIDRYVRAAPLLAEIKRKASRLAELPDIPSPARTWSGSVAELIDQGARLRTRLQANADEIDRAKAKMEAIAVDDAVLAISEQVRGLADRKARFVSAGMDLPTRKMEVQMLDQVVADCLAALGRSTEQHPSRLILPAFMVGTLRNMVEQRSGLTTSLRMARDEAAATLDGLNAARGRVSEERAVPEPARARLMAAASEAKASSHAREIREARALEDERQASLADAMRRLQPWPGDAGALSKISVPPPTQMAAWKTLAADLQRDKAVFSERLAEYEQSRITTSSRLAAVRAAADLADDDTAASIRRERDEAWQNHRADLKAATADVFAAALAKDDHVGTARLAHAGELADLRAIKQKAAETEAAIERVSCQIAGVAQRAEMASVEIKRMARALLEDCQAQSLDLLIGLLEERIAARADALVGWDGIVLARRRIERATAEAERIHLGLASALQSVGIQTEAGEALEALVVAADRFLDRQAKVDAERAEALRSVAAKEEELAARRLAVEIAARREGAWQAEVSETLRGTWLEQGVAGTGLGSVLDQLSELAKALQDREAMRIRIRKMEADRTAFAEEVARLGAQAGERASDEAPEQASVRLTVRLEQAERAREARANLLLDVQKLQEIREALDAEFAAHEMTKQEMLDAFGVNTLPEVMERDEQLRERDGLQSAVAELEERLTSGLALDAFIQVQSLLESLDLDGLAIERAEIERRLADLDEALQQQLVRRTRATDKLDAIGGDSSVARIDAERRTVLLEMEEKAVRYIELKLGVMSAASALRVYRERHRSGMMSEASEAFALITRGLYTGLTTQPVKGGEVVIATQKDGQSKVADALSKGARFQLYLALRLAGYYEFAKLRPAVPFIADDIMETFDHLRSEEVFRLFGEMASVGQVIYLTHHQHLCEIAKSVIPDVAIHELG, encoded by the coding sequence ATGAGATTGCGGCGCCTCGATCTCACGCGCTACGGCAAGTTCACCGACAAGGCGATCGACTTCGGAGAGAAGCCGCTATCTGGCCCTGATCTGCATATCGTGTTCGGCTTGAACGAGGCCGGCAAATCGACAGCCCTTTCGGCCTACCTTGATCTGCTCTTTGGCATCGAAGAGCGCAGCCGGTACAATTTCCTGCACGAATATACCTCGATGCGCATCGGCGGACTGCTCGAATTCGAGGGGCGGGCGCTTGCCTTTTCCCGCACCAAAAGCCGCAGCAACTCGCTGCATGACGCCGAAGGCCGGCCGCTGAGCGAAATTGCCATTTCGGCGCACCTCGCGGGCTTGTCGCGCGAAGCCTACAGCAGCATGTTCTCACTGGATGACGAGACGCTGGAAGCAGGGGGCAAGGCGATCCTTGAATCGCGTGGCGATCTCGGCAAGCTTCTTTTCACCGCCAGCGCCGGGCTTGGTCACGCCGGCGACGTATTGGCCGCACTGGAGACGGAGGCAGATGGGCTTCACCGAAAACAGGCCCAGACCACCGAAATCGCGTTGCTGAAGAAGAGGTTCGCGGAATTCAAGTCACGCAAGGAGACGATCGACACCCTGGCCTCGACATTCGAGGCGCTCGAGGCGGAACGGGTGGAGGCCCAGGACAAGTATAATCGCAGCCTGGCTGAACGCTCGGTTTTGTCGGCGCGACTGGCTACGATCGACCGATATGTGCGCGCCGCGCCGCTCCTGGCCGAAATCAAACGAAAGGCGAGCAGACTGGCTGAGCTGCCTGACATCCCGTCTCCTGCCAGGACCTGGAGTGGGAGCGTCGCGGAATTGATCGATCAGGGCGCGCGGCTGAGAACCCGTCTCCAGGCGAATGCCGATGAGATCGATCGGGCGAAGGCAAAGATGGAAGCAATCGCTGTCGACGACGCTGTGCTGGCGATCTCCGAACAGGTGCGAGGACTTGCCGATCGCAAGGCGCGCTTTGTATCGGCGGGTATGGATCTGCCGACCCGCAAAATGGAAGTCCAGATGCTTGATCAGGTGGTGGCGGACTGTCTCGCCGCGCTCGGAAGGTCTACCGAACAGCATCCATCCCGGCTCATCCTGCCTGCCTTTATGGTGGGCACGCTTCGCAATATGGTCGAACAACGCTCCGGCCTCACGACGAGCCTGCGGATGGCTCGCGATGAAGCTGCAGCCACGCTCGACGGGCTCAACGCTGCACGAGGTCGCGTCAGCGAGGAGAGGGCGGTGCCTGAGCCCGCAAGAGCCAGGCTTATGGCAGCCGCGTCGGAGGCGAAGGCCAGTAGTCACGCACGGGAAATAAGAGAGGCGCGCGCGTTGGAGGACGAGCGGCAAGCAAGCTTGGCGGATGCAATGCGTCGCCTCCAGCCGTGGCCGGGAGATGCGGGCGCACTTTCGAAAATATCGGTTCCACCGCCGACGCAGATGGCTGCCTGGAAAACACTGGCCGCGGACCTTCAAAGGGACAAAGCAGTCTTCTCCGAGCGTCTGGCCGAGTATGAACAAAGTCGGATAACTACTTCGTCACGCCTGGCTGCTGTCCGCGCCGCAGCCGATCTCGCCGACGATGACACAGCCGCATCCATACGACGTGAGAGAGACGAGGCCTGGCAAAATCACCGGGCGGACCTCAAGGCCGCAACCGCAGATGTGTTTGCCGCAGCGTTGGCTAAGGACGATCATGTCGGCACGGCTCGATTGGCCCATGCGGGCGAGCTGGCGGATCTGCGCGCAATCAAGCAAAAGGCGGCCGAGACCGAAGCGGCAATAGAGCGCGTAAGCTGCCAAATCGCCGGGGTAGCCCAGCGCGCAGAAATGGCATCCGTTGAAATCAAGCGAATGGCCCGCGCCTTGCTTGAGGATTGCCAGGCGCAGTCGCTCGACCTCCTGATCGGACTTCTCGAGGAGCGCATTGCCGCACGAGCCGATGCGCTTGTGGGCTGGGACGGCATCGTGCTCGCACGCCGAAGAATTGAACGCGCAACAGCCGAAGCAGAGCGGATCCATCTCGGATTAGCCTCGGCTCTTCAAAGTGTTGGAATTCAGACCGAAGCCGGGGAGGCTCTGGAGGCACTGGTGGTCGCCGCTGACCGCTTTCTTGACAGACAGGCGAAGGTCGACGCGGAACGGGCGGAAGCGCTGAGGAGCGTCGCCGCGAAAGAAGAGGAATTGGCTGCCAGGCGGCTCGCCGTTGAAATTGCCGCGCGGCGAGAGGGCGCATGGCAGGCCGAGGTCAGCGAAACGCTCAGGGGCACCTGGCTCGAACAAGGCGTCGCCGGGACCGGACTTGGCAGCGTACTCGATCAATTGTCAGAGCTGGCAAAGGCCCTGCAGGATCGTGAGGCCATGCGTATCCGTATCCGCAAAATGGAGGCGGATAGGACTGCCTTTGCCGAAGAGGTGGCCCGCCTTGGTGCGCAGGCCGGCGAGCGTGCGAGCGACGAGGCGCCAGAACAGGCGAGCGTCAGGCTGACAGTGCGTCTAGAGCAAGCCGAGCGTGCCCGTGAGGCAAGGGCAAATCTCCTCCTCGACGTTCAAAAACTGCAAGAGATTCGAGAAGCACTGGACGCCGAATTCGCGGCACACGAGATGACAAAGCAGGAAATGCTCGACGCCTTTGGGGTGAACACGCTGCCGGAAGTCATGGAGCGCGATGAACAGCTTCGCGAGCGAGACGGCCTGCAAAGTGCCGTGGCCGAGCTTGAAGAACGACTCACCAGCGGGCTCGCCCTCGACGCCTTCATCCAGGTGCAGTCGTTGCTGGAAAGCCTCGATCTCGATGGGCTCGCAATTGAAAGGGCGGAAATCGAGCGGCGCCTCGCCGACCTCGATGAAGCATTGCAACAGCAGCTCGTCCGGCGTACCCGGGCGACCGACAAGCTCGATGCGATCGGTGGCGATAGCTCAGTTGCCCGGATCGATGCCGAGCGCCGCACAGTTCTTCTCGAAATGGAGGAGAAGGCAGTCCGCTACATCGAGTTGAAGCTCGGTGTGATGTCGGCGGCAAGCGCGCTGCGGGTTTATCGCGAACGTCACCGCTCTGGAATGATGAGCGAGGCCTCCGAGGCCTTCGCGCTGATCACACGCGGCCTGTACACAGGCTTGACGACCCAGCCGGTAAAGGGCGGCGAGGTCGTTATCGCGACGCAGAAGGATGGCCAATCGAAGGTCGCAGACGCTTTGTCGAAAGGCGCGCGTTTTCAGCTCTACCTGGCTCTACGCCTCGCCGGGTATTACGAGTTTGCCAAGCTCAGGCCGGCTGTTCCGTTCATCGCCGACGACATCATGGAGACCTTCGACCATCTCCGGTCGGAGGAAGTTTTCCGCCTGTTCGGCGAGATGGCCAGTGTAGGCCAGGTGATCTATCTCACCCATCATCAGCACTTATGCGAGATCGCGAAGTCGGTCATTCCCGACGTCGCCATCCACGAGCTCGGGTAA